The genomic segment atatatatatataaataacaaaacACACATCCATCATGTGAAAATCATTAGGTATTCCTATTAGGGATACCTAATAATTATGAGCAAAGGAAGGTTGAAAGCTATCGGTTTAATTCTTGAACATCTCACAACACATAAGGCAACCAATTTGAGTCAAATCAAATATACTGTGTAAAATAATACAGCTCCAAGAATGGACTAGAGAATGGGAGATGATGGAAGGTGGCTAGGAGGTAGTAGGCAACTTTATCATGTAGAACACAATCAATTGTAAATCAGTGTAAATGTCAGTACATTATATGCACTTAAATTCCCACTGATTCTAGTCTGAGAACAATCATTAAAAGCCCAAAATATTTTGCAATATGTATTATTTTCTATGTACAGTATGCAAATATCTCAATTACATACCTGAGCAGTTCCAAACTGGGTGTAGAACATTCCTGTGTCTATATCATCATCTTTGTCAATATCATTACTTGTGGCATCTTCACACCTGAAACACAAACCATATTGATACCTATTATATTGTATTCATTTTTTTGTTGGCATAACCAATAGAAATGTATCAAATTAATTACATCTGTAAAAATTTCTAAATGGATTTACAGTATTTGTTCAGTACTGTATAGCCATAAGGTTTCAATAATATACCCACATAGCCAGGAAGTAAAATTTGGAAATAATTAGGCAAGCATCATTTTGCTGGGAATACAGATAACGCATTAAACAATTCCTGGACAATGTGCTTGCCTGTGCTTAGCAACTACAGACCTTCCCCTGGCTGCAACCCACAACAATTGCCTAACACCCAACTTCCTATTTTACAACTAGGTCAACAGAGACcaagtgaaaggaaacatgcccaaccatttttATCCCACTTGAGGATTGCACCTGGGTCCCTCGATTGCAAACCGATTATGTAGACCACTGTACAACTGGACCCATGTGTAGATACTGTATGATGTAGATATTGTAGAACAAAATGCAATTACCGTAATAGTTTGACATTTTTGGGACAAAGTGGGGCCTGTTCCATTTTGGCTACCTAACTGATGCACCCTCTTTGACCTGTTACTCAATTAAACATTAAAATTGTATATCAATGAAGTATTAACATGCTTCAAGcaagagggaaactagaaactcaTAATAAAAACAATGAATTCATGCCACTTTTTCAACCTTTACATTTATTGAGGGGCATATTTACACTTTAATATAATTTCCTAGTTTTACATCTATTTTACTCCATGTACATACAGCACTTACAGTAATGAGAAAACTAATTTTATGCACAACTATCTATACTTCACTGTAGATATGCTTCTAGAAGAAGTGTAACATATGTTTCCAGAATTATTGATGAGATTTTTGAAGTTACAAGGTATAAAAATATTCTACATCCATTATGAATGCTGTAATGAACTTAAAATTTAAAGATACATATAGACTTAATGGGTAGAATAAAaacgaacaacatagaacacgagGAAACGCATTAAAATAAATAACAGAAACCAGTGCCATTTAAGAAGACAACAGGAAAACACAAAACATAACTTACGCCTCAAAACGTAGCATGATAGCATTGCACCAGGTCTGGTAGCCAATAGTGATGATGAGTGCACCTGTCAGGGCTGCAATCGACATCACGAGGCTTACCACAACATCAAGGAATGCACTCAGGAATGTGCTGAaaggaaaaaattattttaagaATTATAACCTAATATTGCATTCATAATACACAATTAAATGTAAGTTCAACTGCAGTATTTAATAACTGCCAATAAATCAACCCATCCCATATTCTACCATGAGAAGTGCACCTAATGTTTATACAGTACATCTAAGGTCAAAGGTGGAAACATTAAAATTAGAAATGGGTTTATCACTTCAGAGCAATTAAGACAGTACCATGTcacttattattttttttaaactagaaaaaataaaaaaaattttaaaACTAGTCTTATTTCAATACAAACAATTCCATAAAATACTGAAAATAGCAATGCCCTCCTTTATACCTCAGTATTGTACCACTAATCCAAGTTCTTCAAGCAACACCACATGTTAAATTGTATGGAATATCAAGTAAGTCTGTATTCTTGAATTACTAAAAGTGCTAGTCACCCCTTGCTTAGTACCTCCACATGACAATTTCCTTACCTTACTTAGAATGAATTAAGGCCAATTAAAACTAGAAATACCCAATTGAGGAGGATATTCCTTGATccctcatacaatgtatatacagTACCAAAATACAAACAATACCTTTTTATTTCTCTGTATGGGTTGGTTACCCATTGTCAAGGACAGTATGCATGCTAGACTTATCAAGGTCTGCCTAAGCCAACAACTTACCTATCGCtgaatgccacccacaacagtcgccAAGCTCCTGGGCACCTATTTATTGACCTGCCTCTGCCCTGTGCGGGAACTGAACCTGAATCCTTTCATGTGTAAACTGTGTTGATCACTGCTCTAATGGGCCCCTTGAAATAAGGATGGGGTTAAATTTAAAGGGGAAGGGGGATTTGGTGCATGGGAATGGGTTAATGTGGGAAAGTTTAGGTTGGGCATACAGTGAAGGTTGAAGGGTTGGAAATGGAGGACGAGGGCATTGGGGTGGAAATAGAGGATGAGGGGTTGGGGTGGAAATGGAGGATGAGGTTGGGATGGGAATGGATTGATTGTGGATTGTAGGGTAGAAGTGGTTGAGTTGATATGATGATGGGTAGGTAGTACAGTTGTGTTGTGTCACAGCTTGACTGTGATAAAACACTCACCCCCATCAAGTTTAAAAAGAgagtatattgtatttttttcaaACAAAAACTTCCACTATTCTGCACTGCCCAAtattgaaaaataaatattgttgTTTCAATTCAATACAATGAAGCTCTCAAGACACAGAATCACAAATTACAAAATCTGGCTTTGACTGTATGTGAAAAGTACCTTTCTAACCCAGTCTATTTAATTGCTCTTTAAGGCAATATCCTATAAAACCCATGattaattacagtactgtatacaataTACAGTATGTCTATAACCTCACTTCTAGAGTACATTCTATATGTTTTGAGATAGACCAAGTATAAAATTTAgataaaaatttatatttatcatttaaaaaaggaacaaaaacaaacaaaattacacacacaccaagTTACTGTACATCTTACCTCTCTGTTCCACGGAAAATCTGTACTATAAACCTGTAGGTTTGGATGAGGGCAATTAGGAGCGAGACAGAGGCCCAGGTGAGATTATAATCGCAAAAGCCTTGTGATGCCCAAGACACCACAAACTGGCCATCTGTCTCACGCCATGTACCATTGCTGAACAGCAAGCAGTGGCCCCTGTAATGTAAATGTGCATATAAGGATAAGATGTCTGAGAAATATGGTTAGGTTATGGTAAGTAACATCTGGAACTGTAATATAACTAATATCTATGAAGGTATCTATAGCTCCAATGCCTTACGTCCTCCCAGGAGTTCCCAATTAGGAGTGGGGACAGCAGAAGTTTCTCAAGAAGATTTTATCATCATACAAACCCCTAAGGGGCCGTATTACGTGATATTAAATGTTTAATGTCAACCAATctttttttactagttgtatataaaaagggctgcaactgttctATGTTTCAGTATCGTACCCTAAATAGAAAgcgagggattttttttttcaacgaattttgcacattttcaataatttactacaaccacaagtttcaaatgaaatccTT from the Procambarus clarkii isolate CNS0578487 chromosome 10, FALCON_Pclarkii_2.0, whole genome shotgun sequence genome contains:
- the LOC123747177 gene encoding transmembrane protein 179 is translated as MKMGLNNVLVLSQVTTYILTLLLALCIIIPIFFHLSDFKGHCLLFSNGTWRETDGQFVVSWASQGFCDYNLTWASVSLLIALIQTYRFIVQIFRGTESTFLSAFLDVVVSLVMSIAALTGALIITIGYQTWCNAIMLRFEACEDATSNDIDKDDDIDTGMFYTQFGTAQFGAWTSWVCWVGLSMFSLLKLCKYHQQENIRVSMAHERARLVRDRHSPLQD